The DNA segment GTGGTGTGATCGGCGCCTGCTCGCGCGGATCCACCGCCGCACCGTGGACGGGCTGCGGCGCGCGATCGAGCCTGCATCCCCTGCCGAGCTCATGCGCTTCCTGCTCGCGTGGCAGGGCGTGATCCCGGGGCAACGTGCGCACGCCGCCGGGGGGCTCGCGCGGGTCGTCGAGCAGCTCCAGGGCTTCGAGATCGCCGCGGGCGCATGGGAGAGCGAGATCCTGCCGGCGCGCGTCGAGGCCTACGATCCTTCGTGGCTCGATCTGCTCTGCTTGTCCGGGGAGGTCACGTGGGGGCGGCTCTCGCCGCGCGCCTCGGCCGGCGGCGCGCCCACACGCGCGGCGCCCATCACGCTCGCGCTCCGCCGTGATCTCGCGTGGCTGCTCGCCGAGCCGTCCGAGGCCCCCGCGCAGGCGACGCTCGGCGACGAGGGCCTCTCGGCCGCGGCGCGGCGCGTGCTCGGCGCGCTCGGCGCGGCGGGCGCCTCGTTCTTCGAGGACATCGTCCGCGCCTCGGGCCTCTCGCGGCCCGAGGTCGAGGAGGCGCTCTGGGAGCTCGTCTCCGCGGGGCGGATCACGGGCGACGGGTTCGCCGGGCTCCGCGGCCTGCTCGGGCCTTCCACGCGCGCCCGCGCTCGTTCGACCTCCAACCACACGTCTCGCGGCGCGCCCGTCCTCGCGGCGGGTCGATGGGCGCTCTTCCGCGCGCCTGCGCTCGTGGACGCGCCTCCCGCGGGCGGCGCCGATCCCGCGGCCACGATCGAAGCCTTCGCGCGGCAGCTCTTGCGGCGCTGGGGCATCGTCGTCCGGGAGCTCGTCTCCCGCGAGTCACGCGCGCCGGCCTGGCGGGACCTCGTGCGGGTCTACCGACGCCTGGAGATGCGTGGCGAGGTGCGCGGTGGCCGGCTCGTCGCGTCCTTCATCGGCGAGCAGTTCGCGTTGCCCGAGGCGCTCGACGCGTTGCGCGCGATGCGCAAGGCACCTCTGCGGGGCGAGGTCGTGCGGCTCTCCGCGTGTGATCCGTTGAACCTCGTGGGGACGATCCTGCCGGGCGAGCGCGTGCCCTCGACGCTGTCGCACTTCGTCACGTATCGGGACGGGATGCCGATGAGCGAGGAGGCGGGCGAGGACGAGAATGTTGGTCCTCAAAAGGTGCGTCCGCACGAACGCACGGCCGCTCGCGCCGGCTAACGAGCCGCCGGCGCGATCATGAAGTCGCCGAACATCTCGCGCCGCGCGACCCACGGCGTCTGCATGCCGTTCGAGGCCGCGCGCACCCGCTCCGTCACGTAGTCGACGAGCTCGTTCATCTCGATGGCGCCGCTGCGGTCCCGATCGGGCGCCTCACCATCGAGCGCTTCGAGCAGGGCGGCCGTGAAGAGCCCGTGGCCGCCCTTCAGATCCTCCTGCTTCGGTGGGGGCTTCCCATCCCAGGCGAGCTCGAGCCCGCGGCTCGACCCGCCGCTCGCGCCGGCGGGCGGCACCTCGAAGCTGAACTGCGAGCCCCGCGCCGCCGAGAACACCAGCACGCCGGCGCGTTCCCCCGCCGCGAGCTCCCGCGCGAGCGCCTCGTTCGGCGCGATCACCTCCGTCGTCACGTGCCCCGCGTGGCAAGCGTCGAGCATCATGAGCACGCGCCCGCGCGCCCCCTCGAGCGCCTTCTCGATGCGGTCCCAGCCGATGCCGTGCTCGATCGCGGCCGCGCGCGTGAACGAGGCGTGGCTCGTCAAGAAGAGCATCCTCGTCTCGTCGATCCGCGCCCCGTGGCCCGCGAAGAACACGACGGCGAGGTCGTCCGGGCGCATCTGCGAGAGCCCCGCGAGCGCCTCGTCCACGCGCCGCACCGTCACCTCCTCGTCGAGCAGCGTCGTCGTCGCGATCCGCTCGAACGGTCCCTGCGGCCCGGCGAGGCGCGCGAGCGACGCCGCGACCGAGCGCGCGTCGTCGTCGGCGTAGTCGAGCTGCTCCTCGGGGAGCATGTTGGGGTAGCGGCTCACGCCGATGGCCACCACGTGCAGGCTCGGCTTCCTGGCGTCGGGGGAGGTCGACACCACGTCGAGCTGCTCGGGGTTGCTCGCGTAGCCGGCCGCGTCGTACGCGACGAGGCTCACGCGGTTGCTGCCCGCGTGGAGCGGCACGTCGAGCGAGACGCGCCCCTCCGCTGCGCACACGAGCCTGTCGCCCGCGGGCTTGCCGTCGACGAAGACCCGCACGCGGTCGACGCGCGAGGGGCTCGTCGCGACGACGTCGAGCGAGAGGTTCTTCTCGGACGTCTCGATCCTCCCACGCAGGCCCTTCGTCTCGACGCGGAGCCGCGGCGGCCGCGCGAGTGATGCCGGGGCCTCGGCGCCCTCGGCGGCGAGGCTCTGCTCGACGAGCTCCGGCCGCTCGAACTGCGAGGCGAACCGTTCGAACGAGAAGCTCTCGAGCGGATCCGGGAACGTCCAGGCGATGCTGCGCGCGCCGTCGAGGCTCGATCGATACGCGCCGGTCGGCGCCGCGGCCACCCACTCCCCGTTCGGCGTGGAGACGAGCGTCATGACGACCTCCCCGCGCACCGTGACGAACGACGTCGCACCCCCGTCACCGCCGAGCAGGAACAGATCACGCTTCGGATGCACCCCGATCGAGTCGATCTTGTTGTCCGCGAGCGTGAGGCGCGCGCGCACGGAAAAGTCCTTCGCGTCGACCACGGCCGGCCTGAGCCCCCCGACGACGATCGTCCCCTTGTGCCACCGCACGGGCCCGTGCGCCCCCGGCTCGTGCTCCTTCCGGACGCGCCCCGTGTTCGCGTCGATCTCCAGCAGCATCGGCACGAACTGCTGGACGCCGGCCCTCGTCAGGAGCTTCCGCGTCGACAGGACGATCGTCTTGCCGTCGGGCGAGAATGTCGCGTGTGACTGGTTGACCTCCAGCCCGCCGTCGGGCCGCTTCGCGAGGCCGATGGGCACCGTCGGGAGGTTGGTGGTCCAATCGATCTTGCCCGTGTCCGTGCGCAGCGACGTGAGCGCCTCACCGCCGCCCACCACGAGGCGCGCGCCGTCCTTCGAGAGCGCGAAGAACCACGGGTCCGAGGCGAGCTTCGTGAGCAGCTTGCCCTGCGGCCGCGCGATCTCGCCCAAAAGAGCCTTCGGCAAGGGTGGCCTCGGGCCGCGCAGGTCCCATCGCTCCACGGCGACGTCGTGTTTCTCGTCGATCACCGGCATGCCGGCGGGCCCCTTCTTGCTCGTGAGCTTGCGATCCGTCCGAACCCGCACGGTCAGGAGCTCGTCGCTCGACGGCAAGAACTCCGCGTACCGCACGAAGGAGCCGCCGAGCACGTCCCACTGGCGCGTGATCCGCCCGCTCGTGGCCTCGTGCACGCGCACACGCCAGGCGTTCGAGCTCGAGGCGAACTGCTCGCCGCTCGGCGCGTACGAGAGCGTGCGGATCGGCGCCTTGTTCTGCTCGCTCTGCGGCACCGCGGGCTTCAGGCTCCCCGTGACGAGGTCCCATCGCAGGAGGTTGCCGCGGAACGAACCCGTGAGGAGCTCGCTCCCGTCGGGACGCACCGTGAGTGACTCGATCGATCGAACGGTCCCCTCGATCGTACGCACCGCGCGCATCGTCTGCACGTCTCGCACCTCGATGTTCGTCCCCACGGCGAGGTGACTTCGCGCCGTGACGATCGTCGATCCATCGTGGCTCGCGGCGACGAGGTCGCCCCGCGGCAGCTCGTGCGAGGAGAGCGGGACCGGCTGCCCGTCCGGGAGGGTGAACGTCGCGACCGTCCCTGTCATGAGCTCCGTCGCCCAGATCCGACCGTTCGAGGCGCTCATGTCCTTGTAACGACCCGCGAGGACGCGCGGCGCGGCGCCTGGAGTGAGCGGGTGGAGCGTGATCGTCCCGCCTGCGACGAGCAGCGCGGCGACGTCGGCGGTGAGCGCCACGCGGAGCGGCGCATCTGCGAGCGCGCTCCCCACCGGGATCCGGTGCGTGACCACGCCCTTCATCACGTCGACGATCAAGAGCTCCCCGGGATACGCCGCCGCCACGTGTTTTCCCTCCGCGTCGTGCGCGAGCGCGAGCGCGCTCGGGGCCTTGGCGCCGAGGGTGACCTCCTTCGTCCTCTTGCCCGTCCTCGTGTCGACGAACGTGAGTTTGTCCGCGGCCATCACGAGCGACAGGCCGTCCGGCGAGAGCTGGAACGCCCCGTGGTACGGGCTCGTCTGGCGCGTGCTCCTGGGATCGTCGAGGTCGAGCACCTGCACCATGAGCCCGTCGGGCGTGCCGTCGGGCGCGTAATACGCGAGGCGCTTTCCATCCGCGCTGATCGAGAGATCGTGCACGAAGAACCCGGCCGTCACGAACCTGCGGAGCAAGAGCCCGGCCCGCAGATCCCAGACGCGCACCGTCCCGTCGTGCGCGCCCGACGCGAGCTTGCTGCCGTCGGTGCTCACCACGATCCTGTGAATCGGACGCTCGTGCCCGTTCTGCAGGATGAACATCGGCTTGCTCGACGTGCTCGGCGAAGCGGGCGCGGGATCCGGGCACGTGGGCGGAGGCGAGGTCGACGGGCCGAGCGTGACGGATGGCGCGGCGCTGCGCGCAAGCTCCGCGGGAGGCCCGACCTGACGCGTGGGCTGCGCCGTCCCGCAGCCGGCGATGACGAGGGGGACGAGGATCGCGCGGGCGAGGCTTCGAAGCGAGGGCCGGGGCACGGCCCGAGGGTACTACCGGTCGCCGCGCGCGAATGATTCGAAGATGTCCACGTCGCGCGGCGATCCGAGGACGAGCGGCACGCGCTGGTGTAGCTCCGTCGGCGTGATGTCGAGGATGCGCTGCGTGCCCGTCGTCGCCTTGCCGCCCGCGGCCTCGAAGACGAACGCGAACGGGTTCGCTTCGTAGAGCAGCCGGAGCTTGCCTTGCTTGCTCTTCCGATCGGCCGGGTAGGCGAAGATGCCGCCCTTCATCAGCGTCCGGTGCGCGTCGGCCACGAGCGAGCCCACGTACCGCGCGCCGTACGGCCGATTCGTCGCCTTGTCTTCCTCTTTGAGCCACGCGTTCCAGCGGCGGACGTCGTCGCCCCAGTACGCGCTGTTGCCCTCGTTGATCGAGTAGAGCGAGGCCCGCTCCGGGATGCGGATGTTCTCGTGCGAGAGGAAGAACTCGCCGACCGTCGGGTCGTACGTGAAGCCGTGCACGCCGCCGTGCCCCGTCGTGATCACGAGCATCGTCGACGAGCCGTAGAGGATGTACCCCGCCGCCACGAGCTCGCGCCCTGGCCGCAGGAAGTCCGCCTCCGTCGCGCCCTCGCCGTCGGCGTGCTTCCGCAACACGCCGAAGATCGTACCGATGGAGATGTTCACGTCGATGTTCGAAGAGCCGTCGAGCGGGTCGAAGACGACGAGGTACTTCGCGCGCCTGTCGGTCGAGGTGATCCGGATCGAGTCGAGCTCCTCGCTCGCGACCGCGGCGCAATGCCTGCGGCGCCCGAGCACGCTGAGGAGCGTCTCGTTCGCCTCCTCGTCGAGCTTCTGCACGAGCTCACCCTGCACGTTCGTCTGCCCCGTGTAGCCGAGCAGCCGCGCGAGGCCTGCGCGGCGCACCTTCGCGGTGACGAGCTTCGCGGCGAGGCCGATCTGGTTGAGCAGGGACGTGAACGTCCCGGTCGCCGCCGGGAAGCCGAGCTGTCCTTCGAGGATGAACGTCTCGAGCGTGATGCCGACCCGCGAAGGCTCCGCGGGTGGCGGGGCCCAGCTCTCGAGGCGCTTGTCCGAACTCGTCGTGGTCATCGTGTTTCCCCTCGGGCCTGCCGTCTACCACGGCCCTCCGCCCGCCGTCGTACGATTCCGGCGCATCGGTGTGCGTTGCGGAGTGGCCATCCGCGGCCTAGCCTGCCGGTCTCGCTGCCCGTGCGCCGGGCCCAACCCCATCGGAGACGACCATGGCTCTCACCGATCGCGTCAAGCAGATCCTCTCTTGGTACTCGTCGGACAACCCCGGTACCCAGACGAACCTCGTGCGCCTCTTGAACCACGGCGCGCTCGCGGGCACGGGCAAGCTCGTGATCCTGCCCGTCGATCAGGGCTTCGAGCATGGCCCGGTGCGGTCGTTCGCGCCGAACCCCGAGGCCAACGATCCCGACTACCACTTCCAGCTCGCCATCGACGCGGGGTGCAACGCGTACGCCGCGCCGCTCGGCTTCCTCGAGGCCGGCGCGGCCAAGTTCGCCGGGCAGATCCCGCTCATCCTGAAGCTCAACAACAGCGACTCGCTCGGCAAACCCGAGCACCCGATCTCGGCCATCACGGGCTCGGTCGAGGACGCCCTGCGCCTCGGCTGCGTCGGCATCGGCTACACGATCTACCCGGGCTCCGGCGCTCGCAACCAGATGTACGAGGACCTCCGCGAGCTCACGATCGAGGCCAAGCGCAAGGGCCTCGTCGTCATCGTCTGGTCGTACGCGCGTGGCTCGATGTCGAAGGCCGGCGAGACGGGCATCGACGTCATCGCGTACGCCTCGCACATCGCGGCCGAGCTCGGCGCGCACGTCGTGAAGGTCAAACCCCCGACGGCGCACATCGAGCAGGACGAGGCGCGCAAGATGTACGAGAAGCACAACATCCCGATCGCGACGCTCCCCGATCGGATCCGCCACGTCATCCAGTCGACGTTCAACGGCAAGCGCGTCGTCATCTTCTCGGGCGGCGAGGCCAAGGGCGCGGACGCCGTGCTCGCCGAGGTGCGCGAGCTCGCCCAGGGCGGCTCGTTCGGCTCGATCATGGGGCGCAACGCGTTCCAGCGGCCTCGCGCCGAGGGGCTCGAGCTGCTCCAGAACGTCATCCGCATCTACAAGGATGCGTCCTCCGCCAAGCCGGCTCGCTGAGCGCGCACGGTTTGACGCGCCCCTTGCCGCACCGCGGCGACAGACCTCTGGCGTGCGTCACACGGGGTTTGGGGCGTAGCTCGGCTTGTCCGAGCGCAGCCCCGAGCGTCGAAGGCGTGGCGCGCGCCGTCCATCCCCCGTGAAACCAGAACGAGACGATCGGTCGACGAGCCTGGCGTCTCGTGATTAGATGCGCGGCCCGACCCCGGGGGGTCGCGCCCGCAATCGTCCAGGAGAACGCATGTCCATCAAGCTTTCCGTCGTTTCCCAGGACCCGCTTCAGATCGACGCCGACGTCGCCGTCATCGGCGTGCCTGAGGGGGCCACGACGAAGGAGGGCATCCTCGCGAAGCTCGAGGACGCGCTCGGTCCGGTCGTCTCTCGCATCGTCAAGCGCGAGGATTTCACGGGGAAGAAGGACCAGACCCTCGATCTGCAGACGCTCGGCAAGCTGCCGGCGCAACGTGTTCTCCTGGTCGGCCTCGGCAAGGCGACCGTCACCGACGTCGAGGTCCGGTTGCTCGCGGCCAAGGGCGCGCGGTTCGCGCTCGGCGCCAAGGCCGAGTCGCTCG comes from the Polyangium spumosum genome and includes:
- a CDS encoding caspase family protein, translating into MPRPSLRSLARAILVPLVIAGCGTAQPTRQVGPPAELARSAAPSVTLGPSTSPPPTCPDPAPASPSTSSKPMFILQNGHERPIHRIVVSTDGSKLASGAHDGTVRVWDLRAGLLLRRFVTAGFFVHDLSISADGKRLAYYAPDGTPDGLMVQVLDLDDPRSTRQTSPYHGAFQLSPDGLSLVMAADKLTFVDTRTGKRTKEVTLGAKAPSALALAHDAEGKHVAAAYPGELLIVDVMKGVVTHRIPVGSALADAPLRVALTADVAALLVAGGTITLHPLTPGAAPRVLAGRYKDMSASNGRIWATELMTGTVATFTLPDGQPVPLSSHELPRGDLVAASHDGSTIVTARSHLAVGTNIEVRDVQTMRAVRTIEGTVRSIESLTVRPDGSELLTGSFRGNLLRWDLVTGSLKPAVPQSEQNKAPIRTLSYAPSGEQFASSSNAWRVRVHEATSGRITRQWDVLGGSFVRYAEFLPSSDELLTVRVRTDRKLTSKKGPAGMPVIDEKHDVAVERWDLRGPRPPLPKALLGEIARPQGKLLTKLASDPWFFALSKDGARLVVGGGEALTSLRTDTGKIDWTTNLPTVPIGLAKRPDGGLEVNQSHATFSPDGKTIVLSTRKLLTRAGVQQFVPMLLEIDANTGRVRKEHEPGAHGPVRWHKGTIVVGGLRPAVVDAKDFSVRARLTLADNKIDSIGVHPKRDLFLLGGDGGATSFVTVRGEVVMTLVSTPNGEWVAAAPTGAYRSSLDGARSIAWTFPDPLESFSFERFASQFERPELVEQSLAAEGAEAPASLARPPRLRVETKGLRGRIETSEKNLSLDVVATSPSRVDRVRVFVDGKPAGDRLVCAAEGRVSLDVPLHAGSNRVSLVAYDAAGYASNPEQLDVVSTSPDARKPSLHVVAIGVSRYPNMLPEEQLDYADDDARSVAASLARLAGPQGPFERIATTTLLDEEVTVRRVDEALAGLSQMRPDDLAVVFFAGHGARIDETRMLFLTSHASFTRAAAIEHGIGWDRIEKALEGARGRVLMMLDACHAGHVTTEVIAPNEALARELAAGERAGVLVFSAARGSQFSFEVPPAGASGGSSRGLELAWDGKPPPKQEDLKGGHGLFTAALLEALDGEAPDRDRSGAIEMNELVDYVTERVRAASNGMQTPWVARREMFGDFMIAPAAR
- the fbp gene encoding class 1 fructose-bisphosphatase, whose protein sequence is MTTTSSDKRLESWAPPPAEPSRVGITLETFILEGQLGFPAATGTFTSLLNQIGLAAKLVTAKVRRAGLARLLGYTGQTNVQGELVQKLDEEANETLLSVLGRRRHCAAVASEELDSIRITSTDRRAKYLVVFDPLDGSSNIDVNISIGTIFGVLRKHADGEGATEADFLRPGRELVAAGYILYGSSTMLVITTGHGGVHGFTYDPTVGEFFLSHENIRIPERASLYSINEGNSAYWGDDVRRWNAWLKEEDKATNRPYGARYVGSLVADAHRTLMKGGIFAYPADRKSKQGKLRLLYEANPFAFVFEAAGGKATTGTQRILDITPTELHQRVPLVLGSPRDVDIFESFARGDR
- a CDS encoding class I fructose-bisphosphate aldolase; its protein translation is MALTDRVKQILSWYSSDNPGTQTNLVRLLNHGALAGTGKLVILPVDQGFEHGPVRSFAPNPEANDPDYHFQLAIDAGCNAYAAPLGFLEAGAAKFAGQIPLILKLNNSDSLGKPEHPISAITGSVEDALRLGCVGIGYTIYPGSGARNQMYEDLRELTIEAKRKGLVVIVWSYARGSMSKAGETGIDVIAYASHIAAELGAHVVKVKPPTAHIEQDEARKMYEKHNIPIATLPDRIRHVIQSTFNGKRVVIFSGGEAKGADAVLAEVRELAQGGSFGSIMGRNAFQRPRAEGLELLQNVIRIYKDASSAKPAR